One segment of Bacteroides caecimuris DNA contains the following:
- a CDS encoding hybrid sensor histidine kinase/response regulator transcription factor, whose translation MKSIFIFFFYIILFAGPLSASVTFPFKKYQVSDGLSHNTVWSILQDSYGFIWTGTSNGLNCYDGYTNRVYRHVEGVSRSLGNNFVSSLMEDNQDIWIGTNNGVYIYHRSTDDFSFFDKKTRYDVFVSCEVTEIWKADNGLIWITTLGQGIFVYNPQTGVLRQNILQNSFARDICQGVDGRIYISSINKGIFVFDRMGYFLSTLSTLTDEAEEKKKVNGLLSTSEGIWFSTENTLECYSEKEKMVNSYPLPSSISILCMIEYDSEQLLIGTNSGLFLFGRQNKEWKKVETTGEYAMSNPVVNAMMLDAEGTLWLATNGGVNYMPRQLRRFEHHIIPMGQKIAQGVNTFCEKENGEVYIGTQHGLWLYQPRTQSLTECVLSPHTERKYNISALHLDGERLWIGTHENGLFRYDLKTGVSKNYTHSDRMIKTLSSNNVMSIGKDHKGNIYIGTSMGLCTYNEEQDNFFVNIYVGAMTPVTDIYEDSNRNLWIATSNLGAFCYYPNGQWKHYGQRSNSSIIPDNTITTLFEDSKGVMWLGTNGNGLCYFSPEQKRFVNNCPENTQLQNVTIYSIEEDRNGNFWISTDKGLYKIDRKTNDARLFTINDGLLSNQFIAGASLLTSDGRLYFGGSNGFNAFVPEQIIKNTYVPQVYVTDIHFPYSNDENTSREAANTHEELLYLKKEIRLPYQKNSFTLDFAALSYGESQRNQYNYMLKGIDPTWIRNTTTNSVSYNHLPPGEYTFMLNGSNNDGEWNRETTMLKIIITPPWWQSAWAYIAYSLLLTSIIIYVGYRWNLYVKRKYKRRMEEFNLAQEKETYKLKVNFFVNLVHEIRTPLSLICLPLEKLRENKREDEYVSMIDKNVNYLLNITNQLLDFQKIESNGVLLNPKPCHLNLQLVSIYEQFHNIAALKDIELSIVLPTEDIYTSIDIDKIRTVIVNLLGNAIKYAQSHIELKLETTEDTITIQVNDDGCGVPKDQQEKIFQLFYQVPDAPSNKGTGIGLAFSKILAEAHKGTLSLRDIPSGGSSFILSLPKVNMTDTVNENSAHKEDICEMETNKEVNTEKEKTTLLLVEDNPDLLSITRNSLQQWYHVRCAENGRKALELLTEENIDIIISDVMMPEMDGIELCHQIKSNIEYSHIPVILLTAKTTLSAKIEGLENGADVYMEKPFSIKQLHKQVENLMALRLAFHQLLSDFPKTNDSMSEPEKYAFSSKDMDFIKILDEILAEQVDDIDYSVNNLAEKINMSRSNFHRKVKAVTGMTPNTYVLNYRLNMAAQYLSEGMRINEVYLQLGFTSSSYFAKCFKQKFGVLPKDYTKNKKSMIS comes from the coding sequence ATGAAAAGCATATTTATTTTTTTCTTTTATATCATTCTTTTTGCAGGACCTCTGTCAGCTTCCGTCACTTTTCCTTTCAAAAAGTACCAAGTATCCGATGGCCTATCACACAACACGGTATGGTCTATTCTTCAGGATTCTTACGGTTTTATCTGGACAGGGACAAGCAACGGTCTGAATTGCTATGACGGATATACAAACCGGGTGTATCGACATGTGGAAGGAGTTTCCCGCTCATTGGGGAATAACTTTGTATCTTCTCTGATGGAAGATAACCAAGATATATGGATAGGCACCAATAATGGTGTATATATCTATCACCGTTCTACAGATGATTTCTCTTTTTTCGACAAGAAAACACGATACGATGTATTCGTCAGTTGTGAAGTAACCGAAATATGGAAAGCGGACAACGGACTGATTTGGATTACCACCTTGGGACAAGGGATATTTGTATACAACCCGCAAACAGGCGTTCTACGACAAAATATCCTACAGAATTCATTTGCTAGAGATATCTGTCAAGGGGTAGATGGACGTATTTATATATCCTCTATCAACAAAGGAATATTTGTATTCGACCGGATGGGCTATTTTCTATCTACCCTTTCCACACTCACGGACGAAGCAGAAGAAAAGAAAAAAGTAAATGGTCTGTTAAGTACCTCTGAAGGTATCTGGTTCAGTACTGAAAATACACTAGAGTGTTATTCCGAAAAAGAAAAAATGGTGAACAGTTATCCGCTTCCTTCCTCCATCTCTATCCTCTGCATGATAGAATATGACAGCGAGCAACTATTAATAGGCACGAATTCGGGACTTTTCCTCTTCGGTAGACAAAACAAAGAATGGAAGAAAGTAGAAACTACAGGCGAATATGCCATGAGTAATCCGGTAGTAAATGCAATGATGCTGGATGCCGAAGGAACTCTTTGGCTGGCAACAAACGGAGGGGTGAATTACATGCCGAGGCAATTACGAAGGTTTGAACATCATATCATCCCCATGGGACAGAAAATCGCCCAAGGCGTCAACACTTTTTGCGAAAAAGAGAATGGAGAGGTGTATATAGGCACCCAACACGGATTATGGCTCTACCAGCCGCGGACACAAAGCTTGACGGAATGTGTGTTATCGCCGCATACTGAAAGGAAATACAACATCAGTGCTTTACATTTGGATGGTGAGCGGCTTTGGATTGGCACACATGAAAACGGACTGTTCAGATATGACCTGAAAACCGGTGTTAGCAAAAATTACACCCATTCCGACCGTATGATTAAAACATTGTCAAGCAACAATGTTATGTCAATCGGCAAAGACCACAAAGGGAACATTTACATAGGAACCAGTATGGGACTTTGTACCTACAATGAGGAACAGGACAATTTCTTTGTGAATATATACGTAGGAGCAATGACTCCCGTCACCGATATATATGAAGATTCCAACAGAAATCTATGGATTGCCACTTCCAACCTGGGAGCTTTCTGCTATTATCCAAACGGACAATGGAAACACTATGGACAAAGAAGTAACTCTTCGATAATTCCCGACAATACAATCACTACTTTGTTTGAAGACAGCAAAGGGGTGATGTGGCTGGGAACCAATGGAAACGGACTATGTTATTTCTCTCCCGAACAGAAACGTTTTGTCAACAACTGCCCCGAAAATACGCAATTACAAAATGTAACCATCTATTCCATCGAGGAAGACCGGAACGGTAACTTTTGGATTTCGACAGACAAGGGATTGTATAAAATCGACCGGAAAACAAACGATGCACGCTTATTTACCATCAATGACGGTCTGCTAAGCAATCAATTCATTGCTGGCGCTTCTTTATTAACATCAGACGGCAGGTTGTATTTTGGTGGCAGCAATGGTTTCAATGCTTTTGTCCCCGAACAAATAATAAAAAACACGTATGTTCCGCAAGTATATGTGACTGACATCCATTTCCCCTATTCCAATGACGAGAATACATCTCGGGAAGCGGCAAACACCCATGAAGAACTTCTCTACCTAAAAAAAGAAATCAGATTGCCCTACCAAAAGAATAGTTTCACCCTTGACTTTGCAGCTCTGAGTTATGGAGAATCACAAAGAAACCAATACAACTATATGCTGAAAGGAATAGACCCGACATGGATTCGAAATACAACTACCAACTCTGTATCTTACAATCATCTACCTCCCGGTGAATACACATTTATGCTAAACGGTTCGAATAACGATGGAGAGTGGAACCGGGAAACTACAATGCTGAAGATTATAATCACACCACCATGGTGGCAGAGTGCTTGGGCATACATAGCCTATTCATTACTCCTGACAAGTATCATTATCTATGTAGGATATCGCTGGAATCTATATGTCAAACGCAAATACAAACGGCGGATGGAGGAATTCAACCTTGCCCAAGAAAAAGAGACTTATAAACTAAAAGTAAACTTTTTCGTCAACCTTGTACATGAAATACGTACACCGCTCAGTCTGATTTGCCTGCCATTGGAGAAGTTACGAGAAAACAAGAGGGAGGATGAATATGTGTCGATGATTGATAAGAATGTAAATTATCTGTTGAATATCACTAACCAGCTCCTCGACTTTCAAAAAATAGAAAGTAATGGAGTGCTATTAAATCCCAAACCTTGCCATTTGAATCTCCAACTTGTTTCCATCTATGAGCAATTCCATAATATTGCAGCATTGAAGGATATCGAGTTGTCAATCGTTCTCCCGACAGAAGATATATATACTTCCATTGATATTGACAAAATAAGAACCGTCATAGTCAATTTATTAGGCAATGCAATAAAATATGCCCAATCGCACATAGAATTAAAATTAGAGACTACAGAGGATACAATCACGATTCAGGTAAACGATGACGGATGTGGTGTACCCAAAGACCAGCAGGAGAAAATCTTCCAATTGTTCTATCAAGTACCGGATGCTCCTTCCAACAAAGGAACAGGTATCGGGTTGGCTTTCTCCAAAATATTAGCTGAAGCCCATAAAGGAACATTGTCACTACGAGACATTCCTTCCGGTGGTTCATCTTTTATCCTATCTCTTCCAAAAGTAAACATGACCGATACTGTGAATGAAAACTCAGCACATAAGGAAGATATTTGCGAAATGGAAACAAACAAGGAAGTAAATACAGAAAAAGAAAAGACTACACTCTTATTAGTGGAAGACAATCCGGATTTGCTGAGTATAACACGTAATTCCTTACAACAATGGTATCATGTAAGATGTGCCGAAAATGGTCGGAAAGCCTTGGAATTATTGACGGAAGAGAACATCGACATTATTATCAGTGACGTCATGATGCCAGAAATGGACGGTATAGAATTATGCCATCAAATAAAATCAAACATTGAATATTCTCACATACCGGTCATCCTGCTTACAGCCAAGACTACATTGTCTGCCAAAATAGAAGGATTGGAAAACGGAGCAGACGTATACATGGAAAAGCCATTCTCAATCAAACAGCTACATAAACAAGTTGAGAATCTGATGGCATTACGATTGGCTTTCCATCAATTGCTAAGTGATTTTCCCAAAACAAACGACAGCATGTCCGAGCCGGAAAAGTATGCATTTTCTTCGAAGGATATGGACTTTATTAAAATTCTGGATGAGATATTGGCAGAACAAGTGGACGACATAGATTATTCAGTAAATAATCTAGCAGAAAAAATCAATATGAGCCGTAGTAATTTTCATAGAAAAGTCAAGGCTGTCACTGGTATGACACCCAATACTTATGTGTTGAATTATCGTCTGAACATGGCTGCCCAATATCTATCCGAAGGAATGCGCATAAATGAAGTTTACTTACAATTAGGTTTTACCAGTTCTTCCTACTTCGCCAAATGTTTTAAACAGAAATTCGGTGTATTACCAAAAGATTACACAAAAAATAAAAAAAGTATGATCTCATAA
- a CDS encoding family 20 glycosylhydrolase has product MKKQKLYAAGLLLLLLVWTSGCKPTKKINAPLSLTWEMGKIHPEEGTYENSFILKNFSDAPVGKDWVIYYAQLPHHIQQETSSSKVKVEWISGTYHKIYPTAEFASLAPGDSIRVTFKCDGEVPKTSHAPEGSYWVSRSGAGKGQPLPVEMRIIPLAPTKAQTAFLHRLYETNARLQQHPLQELRPVDILPTVKQAIPAEGEMLIENKIALSFHKDFANEGKLLKEKLEKTYGLEVATEAEESILLEYLPEDQEVPNDEYYELDINNRQAIVKGKTSHGIFNGTQTLLAMLKGQGETLRLQAVSIRDYPDLLYRGQMLDIVRNFTTAENLKKLIDITASYKLNTFHFHFSDDEGWRLEIPGLEELTSVGARRGHTTDEAECLYPAYENGYDPNAPTSGNGFYSRTEFIDLLRYAAERHVQVIPEIESPGHARAAITAMKARYEKYIGSNPEKATEYMLHDPQDSSQYISAQWYTDNVMNVAMPSTYRFIEKVVREIKEMYREAGVPLTTIHVGGDEVAEGAWSGSPLCMQLMKEKGMTQMHDLAEYFITRVSECLQQQGISFGGWQEAALGHRTETHAALAPRAGGIYCWSTVAEWGTDEISYQIANNGYPVILCNVNNFYLDLAYDAHTDEPGHFWAGYVDESKSFSMLPYRVYRSSRTTMAGHPVSPDSMEIGKTALTALGKQRITGVQAQLFAETIRNYQQVEYYTFPKIMGLAERGWNAHPIWENLSGNTETQAYEQDLVQFYRKISQKEMPHWVQNGIHFRLPYPGLCLKDGKLYANTSIREGQIRYTMDGTEPMEDSPLWETPIDCQTEVVKAKLFYLGKESMTAVLEQ; this is encoded by the coding sequence ATGAAGAAACAAAAACTTTATGCAGCAGGACTCTTGCTCCTTTTGCTAGTATGGACAAGCGGATGCAAGCCCACTAAGAAGATAAACGCTCCTTTATCGCTGACTTGGGAAATGGGCAAAATCCATCCCGAAGAAGGAACGTATGAAAACTCCTTTATATTGAAAAATTTTTCAGATGCTCCGGTTGGCAAAGACTGGGTGATTTATTATGCACAACTCCCCCACCATATACAACAAGAAACATCATCGTCAAAGGTGAAAGTAGAATGGATTAGTGGTACCTATCACAAGATATATCCGACAGCAGAATTTGCTTCGCTGGCTCCAGGTGATTCGATACGGGTAACATTCAAGTGTGATGGTGAAGTGCCCAAAACCTCACACGCTCCCGAAGGTAGCTATTGGGTAAGCCGGTCAGGTGCGGGAAAGGGACAGCCGCTACCAGTGGAGATGCGCATCATACCGCTGGCTCCAACCAAGGCACAAACCGCCTTCCTGCATCGGCTTTATGAAACAAATGCACGTTTGCAACAGCATCCTTTACAGGAATTACGTCCTGTTGACATCTTGCCAACAGTGAAACAAGCCATACCTGCCGAAGGTGAGATGCTTATCGAAAACAAGATTGCCCTGTCATTCCACAAAGATTTTGCCAATGAAGGAAAATTACTGAAAGAAAAACTGGAAAAGACATACGGACTGGAAGTAGCAACGGAAGCAGAGGAAAGCATCCTATTGGAATATCTTCCCGAAGACCAGGAAGTACCAAACGACGAGTATTACGAACTGGACATCAACAACCGACAGGCTATCGTGAAAGGGAAGACATCGCATGGCATCTTCAACGGAACACAGACCCTGCTGGCAATGCTGAAAGGACAAGGAGAGACATTGCGACTGCAAGCAGTCTCTATCCGCGACTATCCCGACCTCTTGTACCGCGGACAAATGCTCGACATCGTCCGGAACTTCACCACGGCAGAGAATCTGAAAAAGTTGATAGACATCACTGCATCTTATAAACTTAACACATTTCATTTCCATTTCTCGGACGACGAAGGCTGGCGGCTGGAAATACCCGGACTGGAAGAACTTACTTCGGTAGGAGCACGCCGCGGACATACCACGGACGAAGCCGAATGCCTGTACCCTGCTTATGAAAACGGATACGATCCGAATGCCCCTACATCGGGAAATGGTTTCTACAGCCGTACCGAATTCATCGATCTGTTGCGTTATGCCGCCGAACGACATGTACAAGTGATTCCGGAAATAGAGTCACCGGGACACGCACGGGCGGCCATCACAGCCATGAAGGCACGGTATGAGAAATACATCGGTTCGAACCCGGAAAAGGCTACCGAATATATGCTGCATGACCCGCAGGACAGTTCCCAATATATCTCCGCACAATGGTATACGGACAATGTTATGAACGTGGCAATGCCTTCCACCTATCGTTTTATAGAAAAGGTGGTACGGGAAATCAAGGAAATGTATCGCGAAGCAGGTGTCCCTCTGACAACGATTCATGTCGGTGGCGACGAAGTTGCAGAAGGAGCCTGGAGCGGTTCTCCCCTATGCATGCAACTGATGAAAGAGAAAGGAATGACACAGATGCACGACTTGGCGGAATATTTTATCACCCGTGTATCCGAATGCCTGCAACAACAGGGCATTTCATTCGGCGGTTGGCAGGAAGCAGCGTTAGGGCATCGCACGGAAACGCATGCTGCTCTTGCTCCACGAGCCGGTGGTATCTATTGCTGGAGCACGGTTGCCGAATGGGGAACAGACGAAATTTCTTATCAAATAGCCAACAACGGCTATCCGGTGATTCTTTGCAACGTGAACAACTTCTATCTGGATTTGGCTTACGATGCGCATACTGACGAACCGGGCCACTTTTGGGCAGGATATGTAGACGAATCCAAATCCTTCTCCATGTTGCCATATCGGGTATACCGTTCCTCACGCACTACAATGGCAGGGCATCCGGTATCGCCCGATTCCATGGAAATCGGCAAAACCGCCCTGACTGCATTGGGAAAACAACGAATCACAGGCGTACAAGCACAACTATTTGCAGAAACCATCCGGAATTATCAACAAGTAGAATATTATACATTTCCTAAAATAATGGGATTGGCAGAACGTGGCTGGAATGCACATCCGATTTGGGAGAACTTATCAGGAAACACAGAAACACAGGCATATGAACAGGATTTGGTACAATTCTATCGGAAAATCAGCCAGAAAGAGATGCCCCACTGGGTTCAAAACGGTATTCACTTCCGTTTGCCATATCCAGGGTTGTGCCTGAAAGATGGAAAGCTATATGCCAACACTTCCATTCGTGAAGGACAGATACGGTACACTATGGACGGAACGGAACCAATGGAAGATTCTCCATTATGGGAAACTCCCATAGATTGCCAGACAGAAGTGGTCAAAGCCAAGCTTTTTTATTTAGGCAAAGAAAGTATGACAGCTGTGTTAGAACAATAG
- a CDS encoding FecR family protein, with protein sequence MNTNIDLNEVKRLLLKKLSNSLSETEEQLLNQWINTSPQNRALAQKIHSSFFLTHAILDENELSYRNSWQRLRHNIKYTQHFLIRSPQYKWLVATILTGLILAGSYLFGNFQTKEITITAGTSKAVLYTPSSEEEYTLPQTENQVLNYSQFINKINRQKSIALSPDLYHTITVPRGGEYLLLLEDSTLIHLGPESSLTIPANFSRTNRTVNLSGEAYAIVYKDSLHPFTIQTEKVDIHVLGTKLNIEAYDDEKYVKVTLEEGKAELHSAKEFQMLPIGYTASIGEDKHIVLSKANIYECTAWHYNRLSFDNQTLENIMKKLERWYNIEVAYSSDNIRNFHITMDINKYESFNKLAQAIEKMNELKIQIKKNKVVLISERNLNQE encoded by the coding sequence ATGAATACCAACATAGATTTAAATGAAGTTAAAAGACTGCTTTTAAAAAAGCTCTCTAATAGTTTAAGTGAGACAGAAGAACAATTACTGAATCAATGGATAAATACGTCTCCACAAAATAGGGCTTTAGCCCAAAAAATCCATTCCAGCTTCTTCCTAACACATGCAATTCTAGATGAAAACGAATTATCTTATCGCAATTCATGGCAAAGATTACGTCATAATATAAAATACACACAGCACTTTTTAATCCGAAGCCCGCAATACAAATGGCTGGTAGCGACTATATTAACCGGTTTAATACTAGCAGGGAGCTATCTGTTTGGGAATTTCCAAACAAAAGAAATCACAATTACCGCCGGCACTTCTAAAGCGGTTCTCTATACTCCCTCTTCCGAAGAAGAATATACATTGCCCCAAACAGAAAATCAAGTTTTAAACTATAGTCAATTTATAAATAAGATAAACCGGCAAAAATCAATCGCCTTATCTCCTGATTTATACCACACCATTACGGTGCCTCGTGGTGGAGAATATCTACTTTTGTTAGAGGACAGCACCTTAATACATTTAGGACCGGAATCATCTCTTACTATCCCTGCCAATTTCTCACGAACAAACAGAACTGTCAACTTGTCTGGGGAAGCTTATGCGATAGTCTACAAAGATTCCTTACACCCTTTTACTATCCAGACGGAAAAAGTAGACATACATGTATTAGGCACCAAACTGAATATAGAAGCCTATGATGACGAGAAATATGTCAAAGTAACATTAGAAGAAGGTAAGGCAGAACTTCATTCAGCCAAAGAGTTCCAAATGCTACCTATCGGCTATACAGCATCAATTGGAGAAGATAAGCACATCGTTCTGTCCAAAGCCAACATTTACGAATGTACCGCTTGGCATTATAACCGTCTTAGTTTTGACAATCAAACATTAGAGAACATTATGAAAAAACTGGAACGCTGGTACAATATTGAAGTCGCCTATAGTAGTGATAACATTCGCAACTTTCACATCACGATGGATATCAATAAATATGAAAGCTTTAATAAACTGGCTCAAGCTATAGAAAAAATGAATGAATTAAAAATACAAATCAAGAAAAACAAAGTAGTATTAATATCCGAAAGGAATCTAAATCAAGAATGA
- a CDS encoding sigma-70 family RNA polymerase sigma factor produces the protein MEIKSSVKQKDQWINLSDINVFQQQYKQNFRSLKYFGLQYLPNEEVVSDLIQDIWLKIWERREKHISEAAFKHYLFQSLYRSILNYIKHDKIVKEYSETTLNNGEVIEQEITYKIIESEIYQAVNQVFEELPASCRRVYAASLNGKSQKEIAEEFYISINTVKKHINNANHYMKKRLKDFLLFFLSFR, from the coding sequence ATGGAAATTAAGTCATCTGTAAAACAAAAAGATCAATGGATTAATCTATCCGATATAAATGTGTTTCAACAGCAGTATAAACAGAATTTCCGTTCATTAAAATATTTCGGTTTGCAATATCTTCCCAACGAAGAAGTAGTCTCGGATCTGATTCAAGACATCTGGCTCAAAATATGGGAAAGAAGAGAGAAACACATAAGTGAAGCTGCCTTCAAACACTATCTATTTCAATCACTTTATCGCTCTATACTTAACTACATAAAGCACGACAAAATAGTTAAAGAATATTCAGAAACTACCCTCAACAATGGGGAAGTTATAGAACAAGAAATCACATATAAGATAATTGAATCGGAAATTTATCAAGCGGTAAATCAGGTTTTCGAAGAACTTCCGGCTTCATGCCGTCGTGTATATGCCGCTAGTTTAAATGGAAAATCACAAAAAGAGATTGCTGAAGAATTCTATATTTCTATTAATACTGTAAAAAAACACATCAACAACGCTAACCACTATATGAAAAAACGTTTGAAAGATTTTTTATTATTTTTCCTGTCTTTTCGATAG